From the Oryza glaberrima chromosome 5, OglaRS2, whole genome shotgun sequence genome, one window contains:
- the LOC127774157 gene encoding uncharacterized protein LOC127774157 yields the protein MLAGGPFNGTGMNLARVFGPALVGWRWRHHWVYWFGPFIGAGLAGLLYEYLVIPSADATPHGGAHQPLLRHLSSSIVASGRRRHHRVRKEEKKLGHWFLSCWTSASQSQENRRWRSSVDGNVPSHWYFHLEKHQGPPDWDTFKELCHVQFGPPIRSNPLGEVNKLTQTSTVAAYQAKLLTLTSHTTEPLSENQLVPLFTAGLREDLAIDVELNKPEDLQEAMSLARAYERKAALTDDDAAGDTNTDKPRVSLNALSGVGGGSTMRLPITIDGVHVVALVDSNSTHNFVHTDMAHRLRLPLEPVREGLRMVVANGDCIVSLGRCRDLPFSIDSELFRINCFAFDLCAVDVILGTEWLQTLGLVLWDFRNMRMAIWRSTREVTFYCLADSGLARCMVIDTTDFMTHLLQEFSGLFTEPSGLPPTRSIDHRIHLKPSTSPVVVRPYRYPQL from the exons ATGCTCGCCGGAGGGCCGTTTAACGGCACCGGGATGAACCTGGCGAGGGTGTTTGGCCCAGCGCTCGTCGGCTGGCGCTGGAGGCACCACTGGGTGTACTGGTTCGGCCCCTTCAtcggcgccggcctcgccggGCTTCTCTACGAGTACCTCGTCATCCCGTCCGCCGACGCCAccccgcacggcggcgcgcaccAGCCGCTG CTGCGCCATCTGTCGTCGTCCATCGTCGCCTctggtcgccgtcgtcaccaccGGGTTcgcaaggaggagaagaagctcGGCCACTGGTTCCTTAGTTGCTGGACGTCGGCATCGCAGAGCCAAG AAAACCGACGCTGGCGATCGAGTGTGGATGGCAACGTACCATCTCACTGGTACTTCCACCTCGAGAAACATCAGGGACCCCCGGACTGGGACACTTTCAAAGAATTGTGCCACGTCCAGTTTGGTCCCCCGATCCGGAGCAATCCCCTCGGCGAAGTCAATAAACTCACGCAGACATCGACGGTCGCAGCTTACCAAGCAAAGCTCCTCACACTGACCAGCCACACCACTGAGCCTCTATCCGAGAATCAGCTCGTGCCGCTCTTCACCGCCGGTCTCCGTGAAGATTTGGCGATCGACGTCGAGCTCAACAAGCCGGAGGACTTACAAGAGGCCATGAGCCTCGCACGCGCCTATGAGCGCAAGGCGGCCC TGACCGACGACGATGCGGCTGGCGACACCAACACCGACAAACCACGAGTGTCCCTCAACGCACTCTCCGGCGTGGGCGGCGGTAGCACCATGCGCCTGCCGATCACCATCGACGGCGTGCACGTCGTCGCACTCGTGGATTCCAACTCCACCCACAACTTCGTCCACACTGACATGGCGCACCGTCTGCGGCTCCCCCTCGAGCCGGTGCGTGAGGGACTGCGCATGGTGGTGGCGAATGGCGACTGCATCGTCAGCCTAGGACGTTGCCGCGATCTTCCCTTCTCGATCGATAGCGAGCTCTTCCGGATCAACTGCTTTGCATTCGACCTGTGCGCAGTCGATGTCATCCTCGGCACGGAATGGTTGCAGACGTTGGGACTGGTGCTCTGGGACTTCAGGAACATGCGCATGGCAATCTGGCGCAGCACACGTGAGGTCACATTCTACTGTCTCGCCGACAGCGGACTGGCCCGATGCATGGTGATCGACACCACCGACTTCATGACGCACTTGCTGCAGGAATTTTCAGGCCTCTTCACCGAGCCCAGCGGCCTGCCACCGACGCGTTCGATAGATCATCGCATCCACCTCAAGCCGAGCACCTCACCAGTTGTTGTTCGTCCGTACCGGTACCCCCAGCTGTAA